The following coding sequences are from one Arthrobacter crystallopoietes window:
- a CDS encoding DUF1992 domain-containing protein — protein MGGMTSGEHERRLARAAELRAARTSGGQARDTDADEEARQKRNKISDAAKADYLIRDAMARGEFDNLEYAGKPIPGLGERYDPDWWIKGLIQRENITGLGPAAIMLRTEDAELDQVLDKQYTEKQVRDIVEDFNTRVIEARRQLLGGPPVITKTRDVDGEVARWRERKAARAAAAPAKPAPEIKRPWWRRFWSSRH, from the coding sequence ATGGGCGGCATGACCTCCGGCGAGCATGAGCGCAGGCTGGCGCGCGCGGCCGAGCTGCGCGCCGCACGCACTTCCGGCGGACAGGCCCGCGACACGGACGCCGACGAGGAAGCCCGGCAAAAACGCAACAAGATCAGCGATGCGGCCAAGGCCGACTACCTCATCCGGGACGCGATGGCGCGCGGTGAATTCGACAATCTGGAGTATGCGGGAAAACCGATCCCGGGGCTGGGGGAGCGCTACGACCCGGACTGGTGGATCAAGGGCCTGATCCAGCGCGAAAACATCACCGGGCTGGGACCGGCCGCCATCATGCTGCGCACCGAGGACGCCGAGCTGGACCAGGTGCTGGACAAGCAGTACACGGAGAAACAGGTCCGCGACATCGTCGAGGACTTCAATACCCGCGTGATCGAAGCCCGGCGCCAGCTGCTGGGCGGACCGCCCGTCATTACCAAGACCAGGGATGTCGACGGCGAAGTGGCCCGTTGGCGCGAACGCAAGGCAGCCCGCGCGGCCGCTGCCCCGGCCAAGCCGGCACCGGAAATCAAGCGTCCCTGGTGGCGGCGGTTCTGGAGCAGCCGCCACTGA
- a CDS encoding alpha/beta family hydrolase, which yields MATSESPVSISVGETPVSGVYARPDNPLATMVVAHGAGAGMEHPFLQGFTRALNDDGVATLRFNFPYREAGKKFPDRPPAAIAAWRAAMDFAAAESNGEPLWAAGKSFGGRMASMAVAEGMPAAGLVYLGYPLHPPGKPEKLRDEHLYGLTLPMLFLQGTRDPFATPELLENVVSRIGARAVLQWLEGGGHSFEVAGVKRSADEVGASLAEPAAAFLAAHR from the coding sequence ATGGCCACCTCCGAATCCCCCGTCAGCATCTCCGTCGGCGAGACACCGGTCTCGGGCGTCTACGCCCGGCCCGATAACCCGTTGGCCACCATGGTCGTGGCCCACGGGGCGGGTGCCGGCATGGAGCATCCGTTCCTGCAGGGCTTCACCCGGGCATTGAACGACGACGGCGTAGCCACCTTGCGCTTCAACTTCCCCTACCGGGAGGCAGGCAAGAAGTTTCCGGACCGCCCGCCGGCCGCAATCGCCGCCTGGCGGGCAGCCATGGACTTTGCCGCCGCGGAATCGAACGGCGAACCGCTATGGGCGGCCGGCAAATCCTTCGGCGGGCGCATGGCCTCGATGGCCGTCGCCGAAGGTATGCCCGCGGCGGGACTGGTCTACCTAGGCTACCCGCTACATCCGCCGGGCAAACCAGAGAAGCTCCGCGACGAACACCTCTATGGCCTGACCCTGCCGATGCTCTTCCTGCAAGGGACACGCGATCCGTTCGCCACGCCTGAACTCCTGGAGAACGTCGTTTCCCGCATCGGTGCGCGCGCTGTGCTGCAGTGGCTGGAGGGCGGCGGCCATTCCTTCGAGGTTGCGGGCGTGAAGCGCAGCGCCGACGAGGTAGGCGCTTCCCTGGCGGAACCCGCCGCGGCGTTCCTGGCCGCGCACCGTTAG
- a CDS encoding elongation factor G-like protein EF-G2, with product MSVKGTNGPGKGSGRAATALRRADGTTPMHAERPEEIRNVALVGHSGAGKTMLTEALLAATGAIARMGSIADGTTVSDSDPAEIHQQRSVSLSVVPVVFNDVKVNLLDTPGYADFIGELRAGLRAADAVLFVVSAVDDIDAATIALWNECQEAAMPRAVAISRLDHPRADYARALAASQQAFGDAVLPLYLPVGAGGTFTGLHGLLSNTVSEYPAGELQPAQRAATEDELAAAESAWGALIEGIIAESEDETLMDRYLGGEQIAEETLVADLETAVVRGSFFPVIPTSAETGVGTAELLRMLVQAFPSPVERDLPAVMNLYGKPARALTCDPAGPLAGEVVRTSSDPFLGRVCLVRLYSGTLREDTAIHVSGHGLAERGHQDHDSDERVTHLHAPVGSALQAVPFAVAGDICALTKVGNAETSDTISAKDTPLLIEPWSMPEPLLPVAVEAASHADEDALARSLAKVASGDPTLRVERNAETGQLVLWCMGEAHADVVLWRLADQGVQLQTVNVITPLRETFAEPAKGHGRYVKQSGGHGQFAICDIEVEPLSRGAGFEFVDRIVGGAIPGQFIGSVEKGLRAQLLKGVSAGFPVVDIRVTLVGGKAHSVDSSDAAFQSAGALALREAAAAARIQLLEPVSAVTVMVPDEYVGAVLSDLSSRRGRVTGTTSVGGDRTEISAEVPDEELLRYAIQLRSLTAGTGSFRRDYLRHEPVPSNVTPAAVGA from the coding sequence ATGTCGGTAAAAGGCACTAACGGTCCGGGGAAGGGGTCCGGGCGGGCCGCGACGGCGCTGCGGCGGGCGGACGGGACGACGCCGATGCACGCCGAGCGGCCGGAGGAGATCCGCAATGTCGCGCTGGTGGGGCATTCGGGGGCAGGGAAGACGATGCTTACCGAGGCGCTGCTCGCTGCCACCGGAGCGATCGCCAGAATGGGTTCCATCGCCGACGGGACCACGGTTAGTGACTCGGACCCCGCGGAGATCCACCAGCAGCGGTCGGTGTCGCTGTCCGTGGTTCCGGTGGTTTTCAACGACGTAAAAGTGAACCTGCTCGACACGCCCGGCTATGCGGATTTCATCGGCGAACTGCGGGCCGGACTGCGCGCTGCGGATGCCGTGCTGTTCGTAGTGTCGGCCGTGGACGATATTGACGCCGCCACCATCGCGTTATGGAACGAGTGCCAAGAAGCCGCAATGCCGCGGGCGGTGGCGATCAGCCGGCTGGATCATCCCCGGGCCGATTACGCCCGGGCGCTCGCAGCTTCCCAGCAGGCCTTCGGCGACGCCGTCCTGCCGCTCTACCTCCCGGTGGGGGCCGGCGGAACGTTCACGGGATTGCACGGGCTGCTCTCAAACACGGTGTCGGAATACCCGGCCGGGGAGCTGCAGCCTGCCCAACGTGCCGCGACCGAGGACGAACTGGCCGCGGCGGAATCCGCCTGGGGTGCGCTGATCGAGGGGATTATCGCCGAAAGCGAGGACGAGACGCTGATGGACCGGTATCTCGGTGGTGAGCAGATCGCCGAGGAAACCCTGGTCGCGGACCTGGAGACCGCCGTCGTCCGTGGTTCCTTCTTTCCGGTCATTCCGACCTCCGCTGAAACGGGCGTGGGGACGGCCGAGCTGCTTCGGATGCTGGTCCAGGCTTTCCCTTCGCCGGTTGAGCGCGACCTGCCGGCGGTGATGAATCTCTACGGAAAGCCGGCCCGGGCGCTGACCTGCGACCCTGCCGGTCCGCTCGCCGGCGAGGTGGTGCGGACCAGCAGTGATCCGTTTCTGGGCCGGGTCTGCCTGGTGCGTTTGTACTCCGGCACTTTACGCGAGGACACTGCTATCCACGTGAGCGGGCACGGGCTGGCCGAGCGAGGCCACCAGGACCATGACAGCGACGAGCGGGTCACGCATCTGCATGCTCCGGTCGGGTCGGCCCTGCAGGCGGTGCCGTTCGCGGTGGCGGGGGATATCTGCGCGCTGACCAAGGTTGGCAATGCCGAAACCAGCGACACGATCTCGGCCAAGGACACGCCGTTGCTGATCGAACCGTGGTCCATGCCAGAGCCGCTGCTGCCGGTGGCGGTCGAGGCGGCGTCGCACGCTGATGAAGACGCCCTCGCCCGCAGCCTGGCGAAGGTGGCGTCGGGGGATCCGACGCTGCGGGTGGAGCGCAACGCCGAAACCGGCCAACTGGTGCTGTGGTGCATGGGCGAGGCCCACGCGGACGTAGTGCTGTGGCGGCTGGCCGACCAGGGCGTCCAACTGCAGACGGTCAACGTGATCACACCGCTGCGGGAGACCTTCGCCGAGCCGGCCAAGGGGCATGGGCGGTACGTCAAGCAGTCCGGCGGCCACGGCCAGTTCGCCATCTGCGACATCGAAGTTGAACCCCTTAGCCGCGGGGCAGGGTTCGAATTTGTCGACAGGATCGTCGGGGGCGCGATCCCCGGGCAGTTCATCGGCTCGGTGGAGAAAGGCCTCAGGGCACAGCTGCTCAAGGGTGTTTCCGCAGGGTTCCCTGTTGTGGACATCCGCGTGACGCTGGTCGGAGGCAAGGCGCACAGCGTCGACTCCTCGGACGCCGCCTTCCAGTCCGCAGGGGCGCTGGCGCTGCGTGAGGCTGCGGCGGCGGCGCGCATCCAGCTGCTGGAACCGGTGTCCGCCGTGACCGTCATGGTGCCGGACGAATATGTCGGCGCGGTGCTCAGCGATTTGTCTTCCCGCCGCGGCCGGGTGACGGGAACGACGTCGGTGGGCGGCGACCGTACGGAAATCAGCGCCGAAGTGCCGGACGAGGAATTACTGCGGTACGCCATCCAATTGCGCTCGCTGACTGCCGGCACCGGCAGCTTCCGGCGGGACTATCTGCGGCACGAGCCGGTGCCTTCCAATGTCACGCCGGCAGCTGTAGGCGCCTAA
- a CDS encoding L-threonylcarbamoyladenylate synthase, protein MARYFDVHPEDPQPRAVGQIVDLVQSGGLIAYPTDSCYALGAQLGNKDALERIRTIRQLDDKHHFTLVCKDFSQLGQFVLIDNDVFRSIKSVTPGSYTFILPATKEVPRRLLHPKKKTVGVRIPNNKVVHAILAELNEPLLSSTLLLPGQEEPLTQGWEIKEHLEHVVDGVVDSGDCGAEPTTVIDFSGGGAEVVRRGMGDPSRFE, encoded by the coding sequence ATGGCGAGATACTTTGATGTTCATCCTGAGGACCCCCAGCCGCGTGCCGTCGGGCAGATCGTCGATCTGGTGCAGTCGGGCGGGCTCATCGCATACCCCACGGATTCCTGTTATGCGCTGGGTGCGCAACTGGGCAACAAGGACGCGCTGGAGCGGATCCGCACCATCCGACAGCTCGATGACAAGCACCACTTCACTCTGGTCTGCAAGGATTTTTCCCAGCTCGGTCAATTCGTCCTGATCGACAATGACGTCTTCCGCAGCATCAAGTCGGTCACGCCGGGTAGCTATACCTTCATCCTGCCGGCAACAAAGGAAGTTCCGCGCCGGCTGCTGCACCCGAAGAAGAAGACCGTGGGAGTCCGCATTCCCAACAACAAAGTGGTCCATGCCATCCTGGCCGAGCTCAACGAACCGCTGCTCTCCAGTACTTTGCTGCTTCCCGGCCAAGAGGAGCCGCTGACGCAGGGGTGGGAGATCAAGGAGCACCTGGAACACGTTGTCGACGGCGTGGTGGACTCCGGGGACTGCGGTGCCGAGCCGACCACCGTGATCGACTTCTCGGGCGGCGGTGCCGAGGTTGTCCGTCGCGGCATGGGCGACCCCTCCCGGTTCGAGTAA
- the ligD gene encoding non-homologous end-joining DNA ligase: MASEATTLTVEGPHGEREMRISSPSRVLWPELGLTKLDLARYIADVGEAFVAANGDRPVSLQRFPEGIDGEMFFSKNPPKGVPEFVRAVKVVYPSARSHPQLVIDEPAAAVWAVQMNTIVFHPWPSRAGNSDNPDELRIDLDPQPGTDFDDAVPAALELRSVLAEAGLNAFIKTSGNRGLHVFAPIEPTREFLDVRHAVIAAARELERRMPKQITTNWWKEERGQRVFVDFNQANRDRTMAGAYSPRALAHAPVSCPLEWDELESADPKQFTIATVPDRLRTTGDPWADMHANPGTIDALLKWWERDVADGLGEMPFPPDYPKMPGEPPRVQPSRAKKS, from the coding sequence ATGGCCAGCGAAGCAACGACGCTCACGGTTGAGGGACCCCACGGCGAGCGGGAAATGCGTATTTCCAGTCCCAGCAGAGTGCTGTGGCCCGAACTGGGCCTGACGAAGCTGGACCTGGCCCGCTACATCGCGGACGTGGGCGAGGCTTTCGTCGCCGCGAACGGGGACCGCCCCGTCTCCCTCCAGCGATTTCCCGAGGGGATCGACGGCGAAATGTTCTTTTCGAAGAACCCGCCCAAGGGTGTGCCGGAATTCGTGCGGGCCGTAAAGGTGGTCTACCCCAGTGCCAGATCGCACCCCCAGCTGGTTATCGATGAACCGGCCGCCGCCGTCTGGGCAGTTCAGATGAACACGATCGTCTTCCACCCGTGGCCCTCGCGCGCCGGGAACTCGGATAATCCGGACGAGCTGCGCATCGACCTCGACCCGCAGCCCGGCACCGACTTTGACGACGCCGTTCCCGCGGCCCTGGAGCTCAGATCGGTCCTCGCCGAGGCAGGACTGAACGCCTTCATCAAAACGTCGGGCAACCGCGGGTTGCACGTGTTTGCGCCGATCGAACCTACGCGCGAATTTCTGGACGTGCGCCACGCGGTGATCGCCGCCGCCCGCGAACTTGAACGCCGCATGCCGAAGCAGATCACCACCAACTGGTGGAAGGAGGAGCGCGGCCAGCGGGTCTTTGTGGACTTCAATCAAGCCAACCGGGACCGCACCATGGCCGGAGCGTACAGTCCGCGGGCTCTGGCCCATGCTCCCGTTTCCTGTCCGCTCGAGTGGGACGAACTGGAATCGGCGGATCCGAAGCAATTCACTATCGCCACGGTGCCGGACCGGCTCAGGACCACCGGCGACCCATGGGCGGACATGCATGCCAATCCAGGCACCATCGATGCGCTCCTGAAATGGTGGGAGCGCGATGTCGCGGACGGTCTCGGTGAAATGCCGTTCCCACCCGACTACCCGAAGATGCCGGGCGAACCGCCACGGGTGCAGCCAAGCAGGGCGAAGAAGAGCTAG
- a CDS encoding glutamine synthetase has translation MVANELAFIATNDLCATTRGRSMPLPDLDMETGCGWVPANLGVHAFGQIAKDSPFDATGDLRLIPDERSLTRIDGIAGRPPVTVVLADITHLDGTEWSCCPRTFLRHAIRDLREETGLSVFGAFEHEFMLVTDEAPEPPMSLQAMLRAEPLGTELVGILAAAGLQPENWLAEYGAHQYEITVKASDALTAADRAVLLRDIVRNLFHAVGKHASFAPLLEPDSVGNGVHVHFSLRDRDGMPVMHDAARPGGLSAAAGAFAAGIIRHAPAIVAFTAASEVSYLRLAPHRWSATYAFLGHHNREAMLRLCPTIQTGGRTPASQLNLEFRAGDATGNPWLVMGLLIRAGLEGIRQRLEAPTILDRPVEELSDKQLTAAGIARLPASLPEALRHLGSDQIVRKWFSADFLKVFQAVREDELRLLDGLDPATKCKLYADAY, from the coding sequence ATGGTTGCGAACGAGCTGGCGTTCATTGCCACGAACGATCTGTGCGCGACAACCCGGGGCCGTTCGATGCCGTTGCCGGATCTGGATATGGAGACAGGCTGTGGCTGGGTTCCGGCGAATCTGGGCGTGCACGCGTTCGGGCAGATAGCCAAGGACAGTCCGTTCGATGCCACCGGTGATCTGCGGTTGATTCCGGACGAGCGCTCGCTCACGCGGATTGACGGGATAGCCGGCAGACCGCCCGTCACCGTGGTTCTTGCGGATATCACCCACCTGGACGGCACCGAGTGGTCCTGTTGCCCGCGCACCTTCCTGCGACACGCCATCAGGGATCTCAGGGAGGAAACCGGACTGAGCGTTTTCGGCGCGTTCGAGCACGAATTCATGCTGGTGACCGATGAAGCGCCGGAACCTCCGATGTCCCTGCAGGCCATGCTCCGGGCCGAACCGTTGGGGACAGAACTGGTGGGAATCCTCGCTGCCGCCGGACTGCAGCCCGAGAACTGGCTGGCGGAGTACGGCGCCCACCAGTACGAGATCACGGTCAAGGCCAGCGATGCGCTCACCGCCGCGGACCGTGCGGTGCTGCTGCGTGACATTGTCCGGAACCTTTTCCATGCAGTTGGTAAACATGCCAGCTTTGCGCCGCTGCTTGAGCCGGACAGTGTGGGAAACGGCGTGCACGTCCATTTCAGCCTGCGGGACCGGGACGGCATGCCTGTGATGCATGACGCCGCCCGGCCAGGCGGTCTCTCGGCAGCCGCCGGGGCCTTCGCCGCCGGAATCATCCGCCATGCCCCGGCAATCGTCGCCTTCACCGCCGCCAGCGAAGTCTCCTACCTGCGGCTCGCACCCCACCGCTGGTCCGCCACGTACGCGTTTCTAGGCCACCACAACCGCGAAGCCATGCTGCGGTTATGTCCGACCATCCAGACGGGTGGCCGGACGCCGGCGTCCCAGCTGAACCTTGAATTCCGGGCCGGAGACGCAACCGGCAACCCCTGGCTGGTCATGGGCCTGCTGATTCGGGCCGGGTTGGAAGGCATCAGACAGCGGCTCGAAGCGCCGACCATTCTGGACCGGCCGGTGGAAGAGCTCAGCGACAAGCAGCTGACGGCCGCAGGTATCGCGCGGCTGCCGGCGTCGTTGCCGGAGGCATTGCGCCATCTTGGCTCGGACCAGATTGTCCGCAAGTGGTTTTCCGCCGACTTCCTGAAGGTATTCCAAGCTGTCCGGGAGGATGAACTCCGCCTGCTCGACGGCCTGGACCCCGCCACCAAGTGCAAGCTATACGCCGATGCCTATTGA
- a CDS encoding amidohydrolase family protein, which yields MPIDLGSGLDGGALMDGVPLIDHHCHGVVSDDLDRESFEALATESNWSAPKGTTTFDSQLGFAIRRWCAPVLDLEPHASPEAYLGQRSRLGAGNVNRLLISASRISTFLVDAGIREETLTSPEQTAGLGGGKSREIVRLERLAEQVAEQGATPSSFIADFEFALETAAKDAAGLKSIAAYRYGLDFEPAAPSEREVREAVDRWLGRQKPEAGGMRLDEPVLLRHILWAGLKLRKPIQFHVGYGDADVDLLRCNPLQLTGWLRATQESGVPMMLLHCYPYQREAGYLAQIFPHVYVDVGLAVNHTGSRSEAVIAESLELIPFHKALFSTDALGLAELYYLGAGLFRRGLARSIAQWINDGDWSRRDAERVARMIGYENAARVYGIEP from the coding sequence ATGCCTATTGACCTTGGCAGTGGGCTGGACGGCGGTGCCTTGATGGACGGCGTACCGCTCATCGACCACCATTGCCACGGCGTGGTCAGCGATGACCTGGACCGGGAGTCCTTCGAAGCCCTGGCGACCGAATCGAACTGGTCCGCCCCCAAGGGCACAACTACCTTCGACTCACAGCTCGGCTTCGCCATCCGCCGCTGGTGCGCGCCCGTGCTGGACCTTGAGCCGCACGCCAGCCCGGAGGCCTACCTCGGGCAGCGCTCGCGGTTGGGCGCCGGGAACGTGAACCGGCTCCTGATCTCCGCCTCCCGCATCAGCACCTTCCTCGTCGACGCCGGAATTCGAGAAGAGACGCTGACCTCGCCGGAGCAGACCGCGGGTTTGGGCGGCGGCAAGTCGCGGGAAATAGTCAGGCTGGAACGCCTTGCCGAACAGGTCGCCGAGCAGGGAGCCACGCCGTCGTCGTTCATCGCCGATTTTGAGTTCGCTTTGGAGACAGCGGCCAAGGATGCCGCGGGGCTCAAGTCCATTGCCGCGTACCGGTACGGCTTGGACTTCGAGCCTGCCGCGCCTTCAGAACGCGAGGTCCGGGAGGCCGTGGACAGGTGGCTGGGCAGGCAAAAGCCGGAAGCCGGCGGGATGAGGCTGGACGAGCCTGTGCTGTTGCGGCACATCCTCTGGGCCGGCCTGAAGCTGCGCAAACCGATCCAGTTCCATGTGGGCTACGGTGACGCCGATGTGGATCTGCTGCGCTGCAATCCGCTGCAGCTGACGGGTTGGCTCAGGGCCACACAGGAGTCTGGAGTGCCGATGATGCTGCTGCACTGCTACCCCTACCAGCGCGAGGCCGGCTATCTGGCGCAGATTTTTCCGCACGTCTACGTAGACGTCGGTCTGGCGGTGAACCACACAGGCTCCCGCTCCGAAGCGGTCATTGCCGAATCCCTTGAGCTGATTCCCTTCCACAAGGCGCTGTTCTCCACCGACGCCTTGGGACTCGCCGAACTCTACTATCTGGGTGCCGGCCTGTTCCGGCGCGGTTTGGCCCGTTCAATCGCCCAATGGATTAACGACGGCGATTGGTCCCGCCGCGATGCTGAACGCGTCGCCCGGATGATTGGCTATGAGAACGCCGCGCGGGTCTACGGGATAGAGCCGTAA
- a CDS encoding nuclear transport factor 2 family protein: MSGNLEAWIAGYRRAWESNQPDDIRALFTHDAEYRTDPWAVPWRGHEEIVAGWLEKKDAPGTTTFEWSQLVSTPDVAIIQGTTVYRDGPTYSNLWVIRLTPDGLAREFTEWWMDQSNPS; this comes from the coding sequence ATGAGCGGCAATCTTGAGGCATGGATCGCGGGATACCGGCGGGCTTGGGAATCAAATCAACCTGATGACATCCGCGCGCTGTTCACCCACGACGCCGAGTACCGGACCGATCCGTGGGCGGTGCCCTGGCGGGGACACGAAGAGATCGTGGCCGGCTGGCTGGAGAAGAAGGATGCACCCGGCACGACAACCTTCGAATGGTCCCAACTGGTCTCTACCCCGGACGTGGCCATCATCCAGGGCACGACGGTTTACCGGGACGGGCCGACCTACAGCAACCTGTGGGTAATCAGACTTACGCCCGACGGCCTGGCCCGGGAGTTCACCGAGTGGTGGATGGACCAGTCGAACCCTTCGTAG
- a CDS encoding inorganic phosphate transporter encodes MDLTLMVVLVIALALFFDFTNGFHDTANAMATPIATGAIKPKAAVLLAAILNLVGAFLSTEVAQTISGGLIREGEGGIQISPVMIFAGLIGAIVWNMVTWLLGLPSSSSHALFGGLIGAAIVGAGFAAVDYGVVVSKLLLPAVLAPLIAGTVAYLGTKLAYAITRRQGNSAAPKRGGFRYGQIFSSSLVALAHGTNDAQKTMGVITLVLIAGGFQAAGSGPVFWVIAACGLAIALGTYSGGWRIIRTMGSGLTEVKPAQGFAAETSTASAILASSHLGFALSTTQVASGSVIGSGLGRKGAKVRWNTAGRIGIGWLLTLPAAGGVGALAAWVAHLGVAGIIIDAVAGILIILAMYVVSRRSKVGHDNAISDVDQAGEVVKIKRKRKKKKDRLEAGQ; translated from the coding sequence GTGGATCTCACCTTAATGGTCGTGCTTGTCATAGCACTGGCCTTGTTCTTCGACTTTACGAACGGCTTCCACGACACAGCGAATGCGATGGCAACCCCCATCGCCACCGGTGCCATCAAGCCCAAGGCTGCGGTGCTGCTGGCGGCCATCCTGAACTTGGTGGGAGCGTTCCTCTCCACCGAAGTCGCCCAGACCATCTCCGGTGGATTGATCAGGGAAGGCGAGGGCGGAATCCAGATCAGTCCCGTCATGATCTTTGCCGGCCTGATCGGGGCCATCGTGTGGAACATGGTCACATGGCTGCTGGGCCTGCCATCGAGTTCCTCGCATGCCTTGTTCGGCGGCCTGATCGGCGCCGCCATCGTCGGTGCCGGATTCGCCGCGGTGGACTACGGCGTCGTTGTCTCCAAGCTCCTGCTGCCGGCCGTGCTCGCGCCGTTGATCGCCGGCACCGTGGCCTACCTGGGCACCAAGCTGGCGTACGCGATCACCCGGCGGCAGGGAAATTCTGCTGCGCCCAAACGCGGCGGCTTCCGCTATGGACAAATTTTCTCCTCGTCCCTGGTGGCGCTCGCCCACGGCACCAACGATGCCCAGAAGACCATGGGCGTCATCACCCTGGTGCTGATCGCCGGCGGCTTCCAAGCGGCCGGCAGCGGCCCGGTTTTCTGGGTGATCGCCGCCTGCGGTCTGGCCATCGCCCTGGGCACTTACTCCGGTGGCTGGCGGATTATCCGCACCATGGGTTCGGGGCTGACCGAGGTGAAGCCGGCGCAGGGTTTCGCCGCCGAGACCTCCACCGCGTCCGCCATTCTGGCGTCGTCGCACTTGGGTTTTGCCCTCTCCACCACGCAGGTCGCTTCCGGCTCTGTGATCGGCTCCGGGCTGGGCCGCAAGGGGGCCAAAGTGCGCTGGAATACCGCGGGCCGGATCGGTATCGGCTGGCTGCTGACTCTTCCTGCCGCCGGCGGCGTTGGTGCACTGGCCGCGTGGGTGGCCCACCTCGGCGTGGCGGGCATCATCATCGACGCGGTCGCGGGAATCCTGATCATCCTCGCGATGTACGTCGTTTCCCGACGGTCCAAGGTCGGTCATGACAACGCCATCAGCGACGTGGACCAGGCGGGCGAGGTAGTCAAGATCAAGCGCAAACGCAAGAAAAAGAAGGACCGGCTGGAGGCAGGACAATGA